The Streptomyces sp. NBC_00510 genomic interval CGAGGTCGCCGACGAGCGAGTGCGCGAAGAACCAGCCCGCCGGGGTGGCCGTCCCGCCGCCCTTCACGTCGAGCAGGCCGACGCAGCCGTGGCTGGTGTTGGCCGCGCCGAAGGTGCCGGGGGTGGCCCAGTAACTGCCGTGCACGAAGGTGCCGGAGCGGGTGAGCCGCATGGCGTGCGGGACGTCGGGGATGTCGTACTCGCCGCCGAAGCCCACCGTGTCCCCGTTCATCCGGGTCAACCGGAGCTTCTCGGAGATGACCATCACGCCGTTGTACGTCGGGTTGGACGGGGCGCCCGCCGAGATCGGCAGGACGCGCGTGACCTGCCCGCCGCGTCGCACCGTCAGGGTGTGCGCGGCGGCGTCGACGGTGCTGGTCTGGTCCCGGCCGATGTCGAAGGTGACGTCCTTGGACTGCACCCCGTAGACCCCGGGGCCGGTCTCCACGTCGAGCAGTCGCAGCGAGAGCGTCACCTTCGTGCCGGGGACCCAGCGCTCGCGGGGGCGGAAGTCGAGGCGCCGGTCGCCGAACCAGTGCGGGGCGATCTCCACGGCGGGCGAGGAGGCGACGCGGACGGCGCGCTCGACGGCGGCGCGGTCGGCGACCGGCCGGTTGAAGTCCAGGGAGACGATCATGCCCGTGCCGACGGTCTGCCCGTCCTCGGGGGTGAAGTAGCCGATGAGGGTGTTCTGGGGGACGAGGGTGGTGAACACCGCGTGCTTGGCGGCGCGCCGGCCCCCCGTGTCCTCGGCGACGGCGTCCACCGTGTACTTCTCCGACAGCGACAGCCTGGACCGGGCGTGCCAGCGGGAGCGGTCGGCGGTGAACACGCCCTCGACCACCTCCCCCTCCCCGTCCTCGACGTGCACGGAGGTGAGGAGGCCGTCCTCGGCCTC includes:
- a CDS encoding Ig-like domain-containing protein; amino-acid sequence: MLTACGLGFGPADSGAVADDTPKVSEARIRITPGDGARDVEADDPLTVEAEDGLLTSVHVEDGEGEVVEGVFTADRSRWHARSRLSLSEKYTVDAVAEDTGGRRAAKHAVFTTLVPQNTLIGYFTPEDGQTVGTGMIVSLDFNRPVADRAAVERAVRVASSPAVEIAPHWFGDRRLDFRPRERWVPGTKVTLSLRLLDVETGPGVYGVQSKDVTFDIGRDQTSTVDAAAHTLTVRRGGQVTRVLPISAGAPSNPTYNGVMVISEKLRLTRMNGDTVGFGGEYDIPDVPHAMRLTRSGTFVHGSYWATPGTFGAANTSHGCVGLLDVKGGGTATPAGWFFAHSLVGDLVTVVNSHDRTVAPDNGLGGWNMAWEQWAAGG